CTTCCGAcatataagataaaatatatattaaattttttgaaaagtataataaataaattataattataaatgtatttttttcCGGAGCAACGAGAACTCCATCTAATACAAACATAGAAAGCTAAATACagtaagtaaaaaaaaggtgtataatatattcttctaaatagtataatatattttattatttttataaatattacacaatttttataatatattataatatattatacgaTTTGCAGATAATATTATAACATTATTCGTAACATATTATATAGATTGTACAGTATAATTTGacactttattttaatatataaaaataatataatatatgatgaAGAAATAGTACAATATACTTTTATACTTTTCTTAATAGTGCGTAGATTATCtcctaaataatataatatttgtacaattgatgcaatatttatatgtatttatataaatatatattacacaaTTTGTGTAATACATTATAACATATTATACTGTTTGTACATGATATAATCCATAATTGATAATATTGTgtataaattatacaatattcaaATAAATGATGCAAATATCATATCATTCTATATAAATGAACTTGCACtatttagaattaaatattGCACAGTTTACAAGGATTTCgtgctctttttttatttatttatatagtttttttatttttatattagatgaagttttcgttttttagaaaaaaaaaatacatataattataagtttatAACTTGTCTATTGCAGGTTTCAGGAAAGTCAATATACATAATTGATTTGTATATTTGAAGAGGGGTAATTTCgttatatttcttaaaaaatattcaaatctgcaaaattaaaAGAGGATCAGATTTGTGAAATACAAAatcagtaaattttttatgtagaAAGGTCAATAAAGAAAGAGAActtcataattaaaaatatttagtgcAACTAATTCTAGtatttcttaataaaaaaataaaaaataaaaagggtaacggatatttttccaatttttgTCGGCTATtaatttgagtttgattttaCATAACAAAAAGATGAATggtgattaaaaaaaagaaagaaaaaaaccagAGAGAAGCAGCTTATTATAAAATTGAGGCCttaaaacttatttattttaggGCAAACTTCAATTTGTCTACGGcggtttagtttatttttcactttatcatcttgtggttcaaaaaattatgtttaaatatgagtttatctttattttattcaaaaaatttaatattaaggctaaattacaaaaaaaaacttcttataaataaaatacccattttttcacttttccttcttAACTTTCAGAAACCTATATTTTACCTCATCAACATTTCaaattgttgcatttagccCTTCTTTGTTAGAGTTTCATCCCTCTTCTGTCCATTTcgtataatttatatcaaaaatgcccttcaaaatggcagatatatattttaaaattatttttttatagaaggtGTAAAGgaaatttggtcattttgtcatctcCATTAACTTCGTATCctcctgaaaatatttctgaaattttaaagaaataaaatatagatttttaaaaggcagggggaaaagtaaaaaagtgaaTATCTAAACAAACTTAGCTAGAATTGTGAAGTAACTAACTAAGCTTCGAGCTTGAGACTtaggataccaaccaccaagccctttaccacttgcgctaagCACGgtcaataaattaaacaaaagtAAAGTATGATTTTTTGAATTATAGAGTGGTAAAGTAAAAACTAGCTAAACCACGAGaggaaacaaattaaaatttaccatttattttattattttgggtGAATTGCACTGCTAGCTACCAAGCTTTTTGAAATTTTACTTGTTAGTAGATTTAAATTTGTTTCAATGATCAGGACActaagttttaattttgatttccaaTAAGTCACTGCTTTAAAGTCCAATCAAATTTTCTGATGGAGCAATCATCGCTGATTTTAAGCTATTATTGTTGTAAATAATAACAAGCGAGCATATTCAAAGAGAGATTAAGGAATTAGATGTGGTCTGTTGGTCGAGACGTGTGAAGTACTGTTCTACAAGCAAGATTGTCTCTTTATATGCAAGGCTCCGTCAATCATTTCTAAATATAACAATCACAGGAACGTCTCCAAAGTAGCACAATGTAAGCCAAGCAGACTCTCAGCAATCCAacaaaaattgatgaaaaatcAATAGCAAGTAGAAGGCTCcagttttgaaaaaaattggTAGAAAATAAAGCAATAGTAAAGGAAGGTGCCTTGCACtatgctcctctctctctctctctctctctctctctctctctctctctctctctctctctctatatatatatatatatatagggcaattacttatataccccAAAAAAGTTCTCAACTTTTGATTTATTCTTCTTAGAAGGTCTTTTTTACATTctaacctatttcaaatatatccctaaagttaaattttattaatgacactacaacaaaaacggtctatagcgacacttttaaatattggtataagttaaaaaaagtactgctggctaaattaccaacatttttaaaaaatattgttatatgtggggtcgctaggtatatagtgacagttaaagagtgtcgctataatctaaaagagtgctgctaatttaccaatatttatttaagcatctaacaaccgccggaactctatctcgttggctgcggtggcggaggaggacgagaggaagggatcttcgtctaggatttcagttgattgagtgaggggagaaggggaaatggtaatcgatttttctttttttttttcttttctttcttgttttttgtttataatcAGGCCAAATgagctgggtggggtgggttgagtagagtacccttttatttttggttggattagactttatatttaggcattagtacgtatttttttaagttttggcataaatgtgacatttacacaaaagtgtcctaaacatgtgtccctataacctaattctgtagTAGTGTGAATTATTAACAATAGctgttatctttataaaattactattttgtcttttcaaattatatatttctatcatcacaagcttttcttatttgctcttaagttaggggcacaaaagtattttgatttttggttttttcaaatatacccttctaccatagggatgtcaatgggtacgaatacccaaaattttatctgaatccgaattcgaacccgaatggAGCGAATTTACTcgatgctaaatgaatatggtttcggatatggatatcaaaaataaaacctgaggaatatggatatggatatggatatggatttggattttgactgtacccgacccgaacccgaacccaacccaaatccgatccgaacccgaatttattttacattatatataatatgtctatgaaaattttaatattatatttgaatttatattttaaaaatttaaatttaatataatatattttaaaatattgaaaaaagaaataattgtatCGGGTTCAGATTTCGGgcttttggtcgggttcggatttgaatattgatttttaaaatctgtccggttcgggttcggattcagatttttgaaaatccgccccgaacaTGGGCTAATTCTAAGTGTAGAGCAAGGTAACCAGTACATGGGCTGCAAGAGTACAGGAATTTTAATGGGCATTGAAGAGAGCTTGTTTAGTGAAAGAGCTGAGGAGTGAGAAATCCAAAAAAGGGCTCGGATTAAAACTACTTTATATACGGTAAagtgtaattttcttttaattagcgAATTGTTATCATGTATTAGaatattcttcttttatttcattAGCACATCTAGTTTTGGAGTTTCTGTTTCAtagtaatatttattttgtttgttttagtGCAAAACCCTAGTAATTGATTTCAAGATTCCTGCTTCGAAATTTTGAAGAGAAGGAAAGGTATTTCCTCTCTAGAGAACTGCAAACTATTAGTTATAATCATGGAAATAATCGAaaatttattagcatttttaCTCGAAAAAGTTATTTAAAACAtactttatgatattttaatagaaataaaaacatAGTATGTTAACATTGGGCATCTCAATATTGGGTTTCATCAAATATGGTTAATTAGGAGAGATTAATTGGGTTGGTACAATTAACAATTAGAAGCTGATAATGAAATAACATCTTAGAAACTCCTATGGGAAACAACACATAtcctaagaagaaaaaaagtttaAGACATGATTCTATATTTTTGTTTCTATACATGAGTAAAAGGGTAAGGAAACCTTTAATTTCAtactcttttattatttaaatttataatgtttaaagttattaattttaatagatgcatattacatattaatttattatttttaaaatcaatatttaCGAAGATCTATAAACATGCATATTCATTCTACGTGAGTTAtttcatgaattttttattttaaatactattaaaaatatatataacatatatatccaTTAAAATAAGTTATTAAGAATTCTTGCTCTATTATTCCGATAGTCCCTAATTCAAGTGGACAGGATTTGATTGTTGACACTCGACATTCCAAATTCAAAGTcaattcatttctaaaaaaaaatcttgctctactaaattaaaatttaatttaaaattaaattgtatgaattaaaattaaaataaatagaaaaagttcataataaaattaaaatttagaactatcaatttataactatatattcttTGCTTTTGGAAAGACACCAATCATAtgatatatagttttataagtgtACACTTTTACTTAAGTTGTGCTTGTACGAAATTATATTTGTGTCATCTCAGCTAATTAATTTTGTTCTAGTATTTTGTGCATATTGCTGCTTTATGGAAAGTAAGAATTTAAAACTATGCGTTTTTGTACGTTATAACTGCTTAAAATGTacttattattatacatatataccttttattgtaaaaatatttaattaataaagcaaACACTCTTCACGCAACATTAAATAATTCTAcaacatttattttttctttagtgATGTTTGGTAAAATAGACATCATGCCAATTTTGAATGAAATAAATAACTCTAATTACATTAGAGAAAGGGAAAATTAGAAAAGTTTCATAGTGTGGTGGTGTGGAATCAATGTTCTATCTTTTCCTATATATTCATTGAAACTGTTGTCTTCAATAATATGTATTTGTAGTatctgttaggatttggttagatttgtagttgaatcctaattggattaggattaatatttaaatatgttggagataaattaagatttaaatattaattagagtagaaatctaattagatAAGAATTTAGGTAGCTTTTAAtgtaaactataaatatagtatacgTGCTATTATCGTCACTACTACAAAATCATCATTTAGCGTCATTTACTCTGCAGCATTTATCTAAAtgatgctaattaatatatttaacggcattacttgataattgccgctaaatttaatagtttaacagcattttactattaatgctgcaaaataacataaattagcagcataaattagtaaatGCCGCTAATGTTGCCGGcattttctaaaaaatgatgCTAAATGCAATANTAGCATTTAACAGTCCTTTTAGCGGCATATTTTAAATGACACTAATTAATTCACAATAGCAGCATTTATAGCATATGCtgctaatacttttagcaacattGGTATAGGCGGCATTTAGTGTTATGTGCTGCTAAAAGCTTTAGCAGCATATGTCGAACTTTTAGCAGCATATATAAATGCTGCTAAAGGCGAATTTTCTAGTAGTGCGTGGTGGTGATGTACGGATTAGCTACACCCATATGACATGGCCAAGGTGGTCATGATTTTGGATGCACCTAATGCATGGGTGCAAGAAGACGTGAGCGACTTTCGTAGCGGTAGGTCATTTATATACCTTGTGCACGATTGCACAGGATGAGAGGGAGATGTCTTCTGAGActataaaagacgagagaaaggtatgagagattcaaaaagaggacTCGGATTGTAGTTATTCTGTtacagaagaggagtcaggtgtaatcttctcttatttaataaatcttattttacccacatattttttatttgtttgttttctctcttttatgttGTATCAGGTTCTgatgaggagacgggtttatggtaagaatccgattcgacgcttccattgcagaatcccaacaatcggttcCAGATCAATaacagtcggtatcggagcgggttgcggattctcaaAATCCAGTACCGGGGCGaataccggattcccaacagtaTCTATATGAACCAGCAAATGACCTAACTAAagcaatatatttatttaaatcattaatatTATTCGTTTAATTTGGTAAATTGCAAAGAgtcattttacaaaatttacaattaaagaCACTATTAAATATCAATAACTCAATGAGTAGTTTGCATCAACATTATTGTTTTCAGAAGGTAAAACACCAACATATTTTAGATTTCAGactatatatattgataaatttcttatgaattttttaaaaaattcttcaaTGTTTTCAAAAACATAGAATTGAATAAATTAAGTACCATTAAGGAGATTAAGATTGGAGAAGTTTGTTCTGCAAACTACCAATAAAACAAGCATAAGCATCTATGTATAATTGTACTTCAATTTTGTTCGCAAATTAACTATATATGTTGCAATGCCATGAAATTCTATAGCTAGTTAATTTCTTCCATGAAATAAACATGTTACTCAAACACGAGTTACGGTCGAATTaacaatatgtatatatgaacCACATATATATCTTTAGTTGTCTTTCCATTAAGCTACTTGCATAATCTTTAAAGCCAAATTTGCATGGCGAGAAGTGTGATATTTCTTCAGTTCAGTGACTGAGAGATGGCCTGTCTTTAATGaaacaaaatatatagaaagttTGATTGCAATATACAtgaagcaaaataaataaaactaaaattgtaCCCTTCACTCCCTCTTACTAAAGTTGATTTGATTGTATCCTTATTTTGATTACGGCCGTAGAAAAGTTGTTTAgagctttttcatttttttttcatgttccAACGAAATGAAGTAGAAAAGTTAAGTTTCAATTGTATATACATCGATCGACAAGTAGATATCTCTAAATCTAAAGCTTACTCATCGAGGACTTCAAATGCACGATATGAAGAAGtcaaaatatgaaaaatcaCCTATAGTATTGCTCATGCATGTTGAAATTGTGATATATACTTAATTGTTTTCACTATCTGTGTTTCTCTTCAAGGAGGTACTTTGCTTTTTCTATCTCGATACTCGCTGCACTACTTTATTTAGTGTATGTCATTTCTAAATGTCTCGCAAATCCCGATGTAAATAAGTGAAGCATCAATGTCGGAGCGCGTGGTCGCAAAAGATTAACAGTAACATACGTTCATCGTGTTTTGAAGAATTTCTAATCGTTTTTCTTTCCATATATATAGATCAATAAAGAGAACAAATTAACTTATGAGTTCTTTTTTATCAGTACACTGACACACCTTATGAGCTGCTGGTGataatcacatatatatataagtctatGCTATAGCATGAATTAATGTCCTGTAATAGAAGCTTAATTCATGCATTTCAACTAGTAGTATATAtagatcaaaatttaatgaaGATATCCAGTAAACCACATTTCTCAGGATCGATGAAGATAAGCGTAGGCGACCGATTGGAGGTCCTCCATGTCGTGAAATCCCGACGACCTCCAAGAATCGTCCTCGTCGCCGAAGGACGTGTGCTCTTCATTCGTGTCGCAATTCACGCCATAATTTCCGTGTGAAGATTGCGCGGAATTGGATTCGAACTGCCCGTTGCTGTAGTAGTTTGCGTAGGTCGGCGTCGAATCGATCGACATGTTCGAAAAGAACGGCGGTGTGAGTTTTCCATCGCCATTTGTAAAGAGGAAGGGGCCATCTTGTTGGTATGTTGAAGCTTTGTTGAAAGGCTTGTACTCTTGAGTGGAGGTGTTTGTGGGGCCATTTTGATGCCCACCTTGAGCTGCTTGGGCCTTTAGAGAAGCTAATTGTGCTTGAAGGTTCACAACCTACAAAGAGCAAGAGGAAACCCTAATATCAGAAGAAACTCAGATATGATCAGATAGGTTttgtaaagagagagagagagagaaacaaaaagaaacccTAATGCATGGGGATTAAGAATTGTGTATGATCATTCTTCTTACTTGTTGTTGGAGGGCGAAAATATGGGCGACGCAGCCGTAGATGGGGTCCTGAAGGCGAGCTTGGGCCTCGTAGGATATGGTGACTGCGGCCTCGGAGCGGTCGGACACGGGGAGGTGCATCAGGAGCTTCGACACGTTGCTCGCACCGAACACCTTGTGGATGGCTGCGAAGTGCGTCGCGCCTTGCTCGTGGCAGAAGTAGGGCGCGAACACGCACCCTTTCACGCACTTCCTCCTCAAGAACTTGCAGGCTCCGCAGGGAGATCCAAATCCTGTCATCTTCACCTTGAGAATTTTGATGCTAGTTTGATgatctctttctttccttttcttctttttctttttgttttttttttccttttcttttcttgctttgtGTTAAGGGAGGGGCACTCTCAGGTTTGCTTATAAACACTAGGATTAGATGGGAATGCATCATATTTTCATGATTAAAAAATTAGGGATTGTCTACTTAATGGCCTAcaaatttcattatttattttttgtgccTTTGAAGAGCTAGGCCTATATAGGTCCCTCTCACCTCATCTTCTATTTTATGCCCCATTTGAGATTCTTCCATTCAAGGAGAGCCCTAAAGGACAGTAGGACTAATCACAAGCCAAGcccatttttatatttctagttgCTTAataattctagaatttttcttaTTAAGCTGGCCCTTGATGCTATGATAACAACAAACACATTAATTAGttgaatgtatatatatgtatatatatagttcccCTCCTTTGAATAACTTAGTTTGTGAAAAGCTATATTATCC
This genomic window from Ananas comosus cultivar F153 linkage group 3, ASM154086v1, whole genome shotgun sequence contains:
- the LOC109708177 gene encoding LOB domain-containing protein 29-like, which translates into the protein MTGFGSPCGACKFLRRKCVKGCVFAPYFCHEQGATHFAAIHKVFGASNVSKLLMHLPVSDRSEAAVTISYEAQARLQDPIYGCVAHIFALQQQVVNLQAQLASLKAQAAQGGHQNGPTNTSTQEYKPFNKASTYQQDGPFLFTNGDGKLTPPFFSNMSIDSTPTYANYYSNGQFESNSAQSSHGNYGVNCDTNEEHTSFGDEDDSWRSSGFHDMEDLQSVAYAYLHRS